The following are encoded in a window of candidate division WOR-3 bacterium genomic DNA:
- a CDS encoding PorV/PorQ family protein: protein MKRYLAIILVIAIPLFADFAKLGTSGAQFLKISVGRGAAMGEAFVAISDDASATYWNPAGLGVIGNRQFALQHNEWIADIKHEYLTGAIPLTNMGTLGFSLTALTMGKMEITDVDDPNTKTVREDTGTGRYFNASDFAVGISFGRMFTDRLAAGFTIKAIQEMIWDMNATGIATDFGIHYNTGFKGLKIAAAMSNFGADISFGGRNLDRSADPFPDSPLDYQKVPVSVKTTPFPLPLIFRFGIAMNPVETEAQRLTVALDLNHPNDNYETINLGLEYGYLNTIFLRAGYKMYLNIDYMKAMTGAEPVYDSTAQKWTYPNWGDNTEWLLNNLTGGVGFNLKMGGREMRIDYAYMNKGVLRATHRIGLLFGF, encoded by the coding sequence ATGAAGAGGTACCTTGCAATCATTCTTGTCATCGCCATTCCACTCTTTGCCGATTTTGCAAAACTGGGAACATCTGGTGCCCAGTTCTTAAAGATCAGCGTGGGCCGGGGTGCTGCTATGGGCGAGGCTTTTGTTGCGATCTCTGATGACGCCTCGGCGACTTACTGGAATCCGGCCGGACTGGGTGTGATAGGTAATCGGCAGTTTGCCTTACAGCACAACGAATGGATTGCAGATATCAAGCACGAATATCTAACTGGGGCAATACCACTTACAAATATGGGGACGCTCGGTTTCAGTCTCACAGCACTCACGATGGGCAAAATGGAGATAACCGATGTTGATGATCCGAATACCAAAACCGTGCGCGAGGATACAGGAACCGGCAGATATTTCAATGCCTCGGATTTTGCCGTGGGAATCTCCTTTGGCAGGATGTTTACCGACCGTCTTGCGGCTGGTTTTACAATTAAAGCTATTCAGGAGATGATCTGGGATATGAATGCGACCGGGATTGCGACCGATTTTGGGATTCATTATAACACCGGTTTTAAGGGATTGAAGATTGCCGCTGCCATGTCCAATTTCGGTGCGGATATCAGTTTCGGAGGAAGGAATTTAGACCGCTCTGCTGACCCATTCCCGGATTCACCACTCGACTACCAGAAAGTTCCGGTTTCAGTAAAAACAACTCCCTTCCCCTTGCCGCTCATCTTCCGTTTTGGCATCGCCATGAATCCGGTCGAGACCGAGGCCCAGCGTTTAACAGTCGCACTTGACCTGAACCATCCCAATGATAATTACGAAACGATTAATTTAGGTCTGGAATACGGTTATCTCAATACTATTTTCTTGCGCGCGGGATACAAGATGTATCTCAATATTGATTACATGAAGGCGATGACTGGAGCTGAACCGGTATACGATTCCACTGCCCAGAAATGGACCTATCCAAACTGGGGCGATAACACCGAATGGTTGCTCAACAACCTTACCGGTGGTGTGGGGTTCAATCTCAAGATGGGTGGCCGGGAGATGCGTATCGACTATGCCTATATGAATAAAGGAGTGCTCAGGGCGACACATCGGATCGGCCTGCTCTTTGGGTTTTAA
- a CDS encoding T9SS type A sorting domain-containing protein yields the protein MKKISVVVLIIGFLGATEFIPREKIQEVAYKFLNPRFGKNLSLSQIITYYGWDENPNAYGLVFEETDGDYITIIMGARYTTSPIGEVYQGQPHCIRFLDRAKKRLEKAFAHISELDRYYYFGTGEEYAGFRIGGKKVLINVLNLQLRTEDELFRIKPEPVLERWTREKWNYYLNNEDFASRQSNYIDSVPFIDWVYGCSPTAASMMFWYWDHRNYGKLVDYFYTHWDTPENEWNDCANTNRELALAMNTDTLTGGTYISNIAPGMLTVANSYNGYSFSASTSPQGGYWNQWVFSYLKNEIDAQRPCHWNVIQYWYPPMNEYINHSVTGVGYEITSNDTFVIVHTTWDNGEPLWPLGTYYNGVWSYDYVVSLIPGGSNPNNVILDYPRGGDIYNLPVMFKNLKYAIRWHTTGSDISYLKLWWSKGTDGEGYDSLRWTLIANNVANTGKYIWTCPNLSCSLRVNIAAMNASNLRLAADGSFGRTRVTELTHSANLNLIGHYDTPGWANDLVIHGNYAYIADGAKGITVLDISDSTLPDFVNQVTIPGNLGTIGLGGQYLFVGDKEDTFRVLSISNPTNPVEVAKLALSDDVLGLFVEGNRVYVAARSQGLVIVDVQIPSNPVIIGTYNTSGFAYDVVVANNLAYVADATKGVRIIDVSNPVNPVETGYYDTNGITYGVALFGNYLYAADGTAGIKVFDASSPDTLILLGSCDTPGTASGIQYYNGYCFVADGTLGGMRVIDVRNPNAPSEAGYILSLSSAVSVLVNRSLVYLPDGSTGLLIIRQDIVGIEEGVKGGVSFGLKLFPKPGKIGNPVHLQLTVTQESDGRLELFDLAGRKVATVYQGNFKTGINEFHWIPTGLSSGIYFIRAKIDSKTAIDKILLLK from the coding sequence ATGAAAAAAATAAGCGTTGTGGTTCTGATAATCGGATTTTTAGGAGCAACAGAATTCATCCCCCGGGAAAAAATTCAGGAGGTTGCCTACAAATTTCTCAATCCGAGATTCGGTAAGAATTTATCATTGTCGCAGATAATTACTTACTACGGATGGGATGAAAATCCTAATGCCTACGGACTGGTATTCGAGGAGACGGATGGCGATTACATAACTATTATCATGGGTGCGCGATACACCACTTCACCGATAGGCGAAGTTTATCAGGGTCAACCCCATTGTATAAGGTTTTTAGACCGGGCAAAGAAGAGATTGGAAAAAGCTTTTGCTCATATTTCGGAGCTGGATCGCTACTATTACTTTGGGACCGGTGAGGAGTACGCCGGTTTTCGGATTGGGGGTAAAAAAGTTTTGATCAATGTTTTAAATTTGCAACTGAGGACCGAGGATGAACTTTTCCGGATAAAACCCGAGCCAGTCTTGGAACGCTGGACCCGGGAAAAATGGAATTATTATCTTAATAATGAAGATTTTGCAAGCCGGCAAAGCAATTACATCGATTCGGTCCCCTTCATAGATTGGGTATATGGTTGTTCACCAACCGCGGCTTCGATGATGTTCTGGTACTGGGATCATAGGAATTATGGGAAACTTGTAGATTATTTCTATACTCACTGGGATACGCCGGAGAATGAATGGAACGACTGTGCTAATACAAATCGGGAACTTGCATTGGCGATGAATACCGATACCCTAACCGGTGGCACTTACATCAGTAACATTGCACCCGGGATGCTGACAGTGGCTAATTCCTACAATGGTTATTCATTCAGTGCTTCTACTTCCCCTCAGGGTGGTTACTGGAACCAATGGGTATTTTCTTATCTCAAAAACGAGATCGATGCCCAGCGGCCATGCCATTGGAATGTTATCCAGTACTGGTATCCGCCAATGAATGAGTATATAAACCATTCTGTGACCGGAGTAGGCTACGAAATTACCAGTAACGATACTTTCGTGATCGTCCACACCACCTGGGACAACGGTGAACCGCTCTGGCCATTGGGGACATATTACAACGGTGTCTGGTCTTATGATTATGTAGTAAGTCTAATCCCTGGTGGCTCAAATCCCAATAATGTCATCCTTGATTATCCCCGAGGAGGCGATATCTACAATCTCCCGGTCATGTTCAAAAATTTAAAATACGCCATCCGCTGGCATACCACGGGTTCAGACATAAGTTACCTGAAATTGTGGTGGTCAAAGGGTACAGATGGAGAAGGTTATGATTCCCTTCGCTGGACGTTGATTGCTAATAACGTGGCTAATACAGGTAAGTATATCTGGACATGTCCCAATTTAAGTTGCTCTCTCCGTGTCAATATTGCAGCAATGAATGCGAGCAATCTCCGTTTAGCCGCGGACGGTAGTTTCGGAAGGACAAGGGTTACAGAACTAACCCATTCTGCAAACCTCAATCTCATTGGTCATTATGATACTCCTGGCTGGGCTAATGATCTTGTGATCCATGGAAATTATGCCTATATCGCAGATGGTGCAAAGGGTATAACAGTTTTAGATATCAGTGACTCCACCCTGCCCGATTTTGTAAATCAGGTAACCATCCCGGGCAATCTTGGAACGATTGGATTGGGCGGTCAGTATCTTTTCGTTGGTGATAAAGAAGATACCTTCCGGGTATTGTCGATATCCAATCCTACAAACCCTGTAGAGGTGGCAAAACTTGCTTTGAGTGATGATGTGTTAGGACTTTTTGTGGAAGGCAATCGGGTCTATGTTGCTGCCCGGAGTCAGGGGCTGGTCATTGTAGATGTCCAAATTCCTTCCAATCCAGTGATCATTGGAACATATAATACCAGTGGCTTTGCTTATGATGTGGTAGTTGCGAACAACCTTGCCTATGTTGCTGATGCCACAAAGGGAGTGCGAATAATCGATGTCTCTAATCCGGTAAATCCGGTGGAGACCGGTTATTATGATACCAATGGTATTACCTATGGAGTGGCATTATTCGGCAATTATCTTTATGCCGCGGATGGGACTGCGGGAATCAAAGTCTTTGATGCCTCAAGTCCAGATACATTAATCCTTTTGGGTTCATGTGATACACCGGGAACAGCTTCCGGCATTCAGTATTATAATGGCTACTGTTTTGTCGCTGATGGGACATTGGGTGGTATGCGGGTAATAGATGTTCGAAATCCAAACGCTCCAAGCGAAGCTGGATATATCCTTTCTTTAAGTTCCGCAGTCTCGGTATTGGTTAATCGGAGTCTTGTTTATCTTCCAGATGGAAGCACCGGGCTGCTTATAATAAGGCAGGATATAGTAGGAATAGAAGAAGGAGTTAAAGGGGGAGTCTCTTTTGGTTTAAAATTATTCCCTAAACCCGGGAAAATTGGCAATCCAGTCCATCTCCAGTTGACGGTCACCCAAGAATCTGACGGCAGATTAGAATTATTTGATCTCGCGGGCAGGAAGGTGGCTACTGTTTATCAGGGGAATTTCAAAACAGGTATCAATGAATTTCATTGGATACCCACGGGTCTCTCTTCGGGTATCTACTTTATCAGGGCAAAGATCGATTCAAAAACTGCAATCGATAAAATTCTGCTTTTAAAATAA
- a CDS encoding T9SS type A sorting domain-containing protein, with protein MKKILTILGLLSVVLWATVVPANIDKAKLDDGTGHCDKHVPVLTRAEIIPADSSANEYCMWTQMQECLAYNPTDEYLEFVCRNFAIGNNLDVWQTDKNFTFTITDENVYSQQLGGGARYPTSVASVDGQGPHISAPVLQAGAWGLMMGQYESGGWFSSFWDDPVNLAGNVGTHKCIGKQLPNGNILFIGVTGSYDILYQTYNYDLTQQLGGGVISPGPSYYFGFDINGGTAYVFWYDANLNVYYKTSTDGIDWSSTQTYNLVWPNPFTNNIFYWGQVAVTDAGNPVIVFDMVNGDDNEYPYEGKVYVSVAPGQPCIEVGVTTAGAENFYPTIATGGNYVVVLFGETRGGTGSNTFWDIYYNYSTDGGTTWHTPVSLTSDINDHNNCLWQIAKRVDAVGNGQFFFTFGCAIADPLLDLYDNIQNGSPTPSRWYVGRNPIVGIAENRTETPKKLALNIAPNPVRNQAHIAYALPKAGNLTIDLYSADGRLVRKVEQGHRNAGFYSTNIDTRELANGAYVVVLKAGKEQLSGKLVVAH; from the coding sequence ATGAAAAAAATATTGACAATCTTAGGGTTATTATCGGTGGTTTTGTGGGCAACCGTGGTGCCGGCAAACATAGATAAGGCAAAATTAGATGATGGGACTGGTCATTGTGATAAACATGTGCCAGTGCTGACCCGTGCCGAGATAATCCCCGCAGATTCCTCGGCAAATGAGTATTGCATGTGGACTCAGATGCAGGAATGCCTTGCCTATAATCCCACCGATGAATATCTGGAATTTGTCTGCCGGAATTTTGCGATTGGTAATAATCTTGATGTCTGGCAGACCGATAAGAACTTCACTTTCACTATAACTGATGAGAATGTTTATTCTCAGCAGTTGGGTGGTGGTGCGCGCTATCCTACCAGTGTTGCTTCAGTTGATGGTCAAGGTCCACATATCTCAGCACCCGTTCTTCAGGCTGGTGCTTGGGGATTGATGATGGGTCAGTATGAAAGCGGAGGCTGGTTCTCCTCGTTCTGGGATGACCCAGTCAATCTTGCCGGCAATGTTGGCACCCATAAGTGCATTGGCAAACAACTTCCCAATGGCAATATCCTCTTCATCGGAGTTACCGGAAGCTATGATATTCTTTATCAAACATACAATTACGACTTGACTCAGCAACTGGGTGGAGGAGTGATTTCTCCGGGTCCGAGCTACTATTTCGGATTTGATATCAATGGTGGCACGGCCTATGTCTTCTGGTATGATGCAAATTTGAATGTCTACTACAAGACTTCAACCGATGGCATCGACTGGAGTTCAACCCAGACCTACAATTTGGTTTGGCCCAATCCCTTTACGAACAATATCTTCTATTGGGGTCAGGTGGCGGTTACCGATGCCGGCAACCCGGTGATTGTATTTGATATGGTGAACGGTGATGATAATGAATATCCCTATGAAGGCAAAGTCTATGTCTCGGTTGCTCCGGGTCAACCTTGTATTGAGGTCGGAGTTACCACCGCCGGTGCAGAGAATTTCTATCCTACCATTGCCACTGGTGGGAATTATGTCGTCGTCTTGTTCGGTGAAACAAGAGGCGGCACTGGCTCAAATACTTTCTGGGACATTTACTACAACTATTCAACGGATGGTGGAACCACATGGCACACACCGGTTAGTCTTACGAGCGATATCAACGATCACAACAACTGTCTCTGGCAGATTGCCAAGAGAGTTGATGCAGTAGGAAATGGTCAGTTCTTCTTCACCTTCGGTTGCGCCATCGCCGATCCTTTGCTCGACCTCTATGACAATATCCAGAATGGTAGTCCCACACCATCCCGCTGGTATGTGGGCAGAAATCCCATCGTCGGTATTGCGGAGAACAGGACCGAGACTCCAAAGAAACTGGCACTCAATATTGCACCCAACCCGGTGCGCAATCAAGCACATATTGCCTATGCGTTACCCAAGGCAGGGAATCTCACAATCGACCTTTACAGTGCTGATGGCCGATTGGTCCGAAAGGTTGAGCAGGGTCACAGGAATGCCGGGTTCTACAGCACGAACATTGATACCCGTGAACTTGCAAATGGTGCCTATGTAGTGGTTCTCAAGGCTGGCAAAGAGCAACTCTCGGGTAAACTGGTGGTTGCCCACTAA
- a CDS encoding glycosyltransferase family 39 protein, whose translation MQPKKLLFFVILAALILRLFHFYQLKKNNPIFDLPIVDSAEYVKVAEHIVNKNFLGLPNSYYHPPFYYYFVALSYKIFRHPVDAVRIIQILMDLLNLLMLYYIGQKLLNASIALMGAIFYASYLPIIQSASEILPPVLIIFFMLMHIVFWIKFSQGSETNNINLIPLLVSASAFGLLTITLTNFLILLPIVIIFIYLVLRDLPLLAKIKYILMFLIIAILPATLSTLRNILHSKELVVISYNGGINFYIGNNPEINKTVALQPGYQWDSLLTTAYISTKITNFAQMQNYWYKKALEFIIKNPLNWISITAKKALLFFNAHEFPRNTDEQFFNNFSILSHLPLPRAGLLFPLALTGLIYYTVFEKNKRSKILFFFVLFFNAIYSLTIILMFIASRYRLPVIPFFCLYAGYILITIIKDFKQKNYPSLSIIFGIFLFSMIGTRNKFFKNEYPYEKPPSLVYIQISRALLENNRLYDVEKYLTTGFHMPDDELKYELYYVAGLYYDKIGDFGKSVESFKKACTLNPYFHYAYNQLGYLFKKSGAIDSAVYYLNIALNLPHADAMLYYNLADCYLMKGEINKALNILDYYRTKIPSPNPIIYEGLGRLYLKFKDYRNAAQCFVQAIKYPQGYEIPPEIFNLAGICYFQLHDLKNAQKYWRMGLQKNKHYQPILQNLQLLTK comes from the coding sequence TTGCAACCTAAGAAGCTGTTATTTTTCGTAATCTTGGCGGCTTTGATCTTACGCCTTTTTCATTTTTATCAATTGAAAAAAAATAATCCGATCTTTGATCTGCCCATTGTTGATTCAGCCGAATATGTAAAAGTTGCAGAGCATATTGTAAATAAAAACTTCTTAGGATTGCCCAATTCCTATTACCATCCACCATTTTATTACTACTTCGTAGCTCTAAGCTATAAAATTTTCAGACATCCAGTCGATGCTGTCAGAATAATCCAGATTCTTATGGACTTGCTAAATCTTTTGATGTTGTATTACATTGGACAAAAACTATTAAATGCCTCTATCGCTCTGATGGGCGCAATCTTTTATGCCTCATATCTTCCCATAATCCAAAGCGCTTCCGAAATCCTTCCGCCGGTACTGATAATCTTTTTCATGCTGATGCACATCGTTTTTTGGATTAAGTTTTCTCAGGGGAGTGAGACAAATAATATAAATTTAATCCCACTCCTTGTCAGCGCTTCCGCTTTCGGATTGTTAACAATAACCCTCACAAATTTTTTGATATTATTGCCCATCGTAATCATTTTTATTTATCTCGTTCTCCGAGACCTTCCGCTTTTAGCAAAAATAAAATATATTTTAATGTTTCTCATCATTGCCATACTGCCCGCGACTTTATCAACCCTACGGAATATTCTCCACTCTAAGGAACTGGTAGTAATATCCTATAATGGGGGGATAAATTTTTATATCGGCAATAATCCAGAGATCAATAAAACTGTAGCACTCCAACCAGGTTATCAATGGGATAGTCTCTTGACGACGGCTTACATCTCGACAAAAATAACTAACTTTGCCCAGATGCAGAACTATTGGTATAAAAAGGCACTGGAATTTATCATCAAAAATCCTTTAAACTGGATTTCGATTACTGCTAAAAAGGCCCTTTTGTTTTTTAATGCCCATGAATTTCCACGTAATACCGATGAGCAATTTTTTAATAATTTCTCTATTCTCAGTCATCTACCCCTGCCCCGGGCAGGACTTTTATTTCCACTGGCGCTTACCGGCTTAATTTATTACACAGTTTTTGAAAAAAATAAAAGATCAAAGATACTGTTTTTCTTCGTGTTATTTTTCAATGCTATTTACAGCTTGACCATAATTTTAATGTTCATCGCCTCCCGTTATAGATTGCCGGTTATTCCATTCTTTTGCCTGTATGCTGGATATATTCTAATCACCATTATAAAGGATTTTAAGCAAAAGAATTACCCTTCTCTCTCAATCATTTTCGGTATTTTTTTATTCTCTATGATCGGGACCAGGAATAAATTTTTTAAAAACGAATACCCGTATGAAAAACCACCCTCTCTCGTTTATATCCAAATCAGCCGGGCACTTCTTGAAAATAATCGATTATACGATGTTGAAAAATATCTAACCACCGGCTTCCACATGCCGGATGATGAGCTAAAATATGAATTGTATTATGTAGCAGGTTTGTATTATGATAAAATTGGTGATTTCGGAAAAAGTGTCGAAAGCTTCAAGAAGGCATGCACATTAAATCCTTATTTTCATTATGCCTATAACCAACTTGGATATCTCTTTAAAAAATCTGGTGCAATCGACAGTGCGGTTTATTATTTGAACATCGCCTTAAATCTACCGCACGCCGATGCCATGCTATATTATAATCTCGCAGACTGCTATCTTATGAAAGGTGAAATTAACAAGGCACTGAATATTCTTGATTATTACCGGACGAAAATTCCGTCTCCAAATCCAATTATTTACGAAGGTTTGGGTAGGCTATACCTAAAATTTAAAGACTACCGGAATGCAGCACAATGCTTTGTTCAAGCAATAAAATATCCGCAGGGCTATGAAATCCCACCCGAGATATTCAATCTCGCAGGCATTTGTTATTTTCAATTGCATGATTTAAAAAACGCCCAAAAATACTGGCGAATGGGTTTACAAAAAAATAAGCACTATCAACCAATACTTCAAAATTTACAATTGCTCACCAAATAA